A single genomic interval of Gavia stellata isolate bGavSte3 chromosome 31, bGavSte3.hap2, whole genome shotgun sequence harbors:
- the EIF4EBP1 gene encoding eukaryotic translation initiation factor 4E-binding protein 1 isoform X1, producing MSGRCCQGQTPSRDIPGPGKRLALPDGAPLPPGDYSTTPGGTVFGTTPGGTRIIYDRKFLMECRNSPIAKTPPSDLPDIPGVTSPNVEELKIENNHVQNCDEKVSAAGEEEQFDMDI from the exons ATGTCGGGCCGCTGCTGCCAGGGGCAGACGCCGAGTCGCGACATCCCGGGCCCCGGCAAGCGCCTCGCCCTGCCCGACGgcgccccgctgccgcccggcGACTACAGCACCACGCCGGGGGGCACCGTCTTCGGGACCACGCCGGGCG GTACCAGGATTATTTATGATCGTAAGTTTTTGATGGAGTGCCGCAATTCTCCGATTGCCAAAACACCACCTTCTGACCTTCCGGACATTCCAGGTGTTACAAGCCCAAATGTGGAGGAGTTGAAGATTGAGAATAACCATGTCCAAAACTGTGATGAGAAAGTGAGCGCAG CAGGTGAGGAAGAGCAGTTTGACATGGACATCTAA
- the EIF4EBP1 gene encoding eukaryotic translation initiation factor 4E-binding protein 1 isoform X2 has product MSGRCCQGQTPSRDIPGPGKRLALPDGAPLPPGDYSTTPGGTVFGTTPGGTRIIYDRKFLMECRNSPIAKTPPSDLPDIPGVTSPNVEELKIENNHVQNCDEKVSAGEEEQFDMDI; this is encoded by the exons ATGTCGGGCCGCTGCTGCCAGGGGCAGACGCCGAGTCGCGACATCCCGGGCCCCGGCAAGCGCCTCGCCCTGCCCGACGgcgccccgctgccgcccggcGACTACAGCACCACGCCGGGGGGCACCGTCTTCGGGACCACGCCGGGCG GTACCAGGATTATTTATGATCGTAAGTTTTTGATGGAGTGCCGCAATTCTCCGATTGCCAAAACACCACCTTCTGACCTTCCGGACATTCCAGGTGTTACAAGCCCAAATGTGGAGGAGTTGAAGATTGAGAATAACCATGTCCAAAACTGTGATGAGAAAGTGAGCGCAG GTGAGGAAGAGCAGTTTGACATGGACATCTAA
- the NODAL gene encoding nodal homolog: MRAPLRSALALCALALLRLGCAPTRALTHAPARAPTHAPTRAAPRAPPRCPPLMLQLLRAPPAPLRASAAAALSLSPHGSLQNGSRWALSFDMSSLSSSQEVSLAELRVRLPGLSPSRNVSLDIYHSRRRRCQGGGTCTHQLFLGTVAGSPSSTQASWKVFEVTSLLRSWLHQAVAHGHRSPTGSEQWEASGSAVPATATTHLPTSSDAGHGEPALPQDATDRVLLLIFSRDKSPGDHSLIRTAETSKHVMRDSGSQGVGTRRHRRNRKEKQRIKVSDAAAAVPGEESRSLCRRVDMMVDFEQTGWGSWIVYPKKYNAYRCEGHCPSPVDETFKPTNHAYIQSLLQLYKPTQVPCLSCSPVRMSPLSMLYYEKGEIVVRHHEDMIIEECGCN; the protein is encoded by the exons ATGCGGGCCCCGCTGCGCTCCGCGCTGGCGCTCTGCGCCCTCGCCCTGCTCCGCCTGGGCTGCGCACCCACCCGCGCACTGACCCACGCACCCGCCCGGGCACCGACTCACGCACCCacccgcgccgcgccccgcgccccgccgcgctgccccccgctgatgctgcagctgctccgcgccccgcccgccccgctccgcgcctccgccgccgctgccctcAGCCTCTCCCCGCACG GCTCCCTGCAGAACGGCTCCCGCTGGGCGCTCTCCTTCGACATGTCCtccctctccagcagccaggAGGTGAGTTTGGCCGAGCTCCGCGTCCGCCTGCCCGGCCTCTCCCCATCCCGCAACGTCTCCCTGGACATCTACCACAGCCGGCGGCGGAGGTGCCAGGGCGGCGGGACCTGCACCCACCAGCTCTTCCTGGGCACCGTGGCTGGCAGCCCCTCTTCCACCCAGGCCTCCTGGAAAGTCTTTGAGGTCACCAGCCTGCTCCGGTCCTGGCTCCACCAAGCCGTGGCCCACGGGCACCGCAGTCCCACGGGAAGTGAGCAGTGGGAAGCGAGTGGGTCGGCCGTCCCAGCCACTGCCACGACGCACTTGCCCACCTCGAGCGATGCTGGCCACGgggagccagccctgccccaggacGCGACGGACAGAGTCCTGCTGCTCATCTTCTCCAGGGACAAGTCTCCGGGAGACCACAGCCTCATCAGGACGGCGGAGACCTCCAAGCATGTCATGCGTGACAGTGGCTCCCAGGGCGTGGGGACCCGCCGGCACCGCAGGAAcaggaaggagaagcaaaggATCAAAGTGAGCGACGCTGCCGCTGCCGTCCCGGGGGAGGAAAGCAGGTCCTTGTGCAGGAGGGTGGACATGATGGTGGATTTCGAGCAGACTGGCTGGGGCAGCTGGATCGTCTACCCCAAAAAGTACAACGCCTACCGGTGCGAAGGGCACTGTCCGTCACCCGTGGATGAGACCTTCAAGCCCACCAACCATGCCTACATACAG AGTTTGCTGCAGCTCTACAAGCCCACCCAGGtgccctgcctctcctgctccccgGTCAGGATGAGTCCCCTCTCCATGCTCTACTACGAGAAGGGCGAAATCGTCGTCCGCCACCACGAGGACATGATCATCGAGGAGTGCGGCTGCAACTGA